From Toxorhynchites rutilus septentrionalis strain SRP chromosome 2, ASM2978413v1, whole genome shotgun sequence, a single genomic window includes:
- the LOC129765982 gene encoding uncharacterized protein LOC129765982, which produces MSRLSRDELIEWLQENQVEFPPTATVTHLRTLYESTSGARGGAPIDENLNSQKQLHVVPEEELDLELRALEKRRKIFELRRQLAEEERLLRKQPEVKDVIGSVTRFSSGDTCDATRWLAEFESVCVDLGGDDAFKLRCIRQLMEPGTEAEWFLRVDNSPNYQAFRRNFLDNFGHRYSVAEIIDKLRRTIFDGSKMSVTGYILRMQEIASRVNIEENQVVQLIVDGFQDRSANIAVLYPARNLAELKQLSRRYIQLRDMHSVPIQQLKIPKTKLERKDDSVRCYNCSGIGHLSADCKEPRRVKGSCFRCGSTQHRLKDCPKPVPRNSNQVALADDFRRIARGDSLPVEEAAATLSELNLSN; this is translated from the exons ATGAGTCGTTTAAGTCGCGATGAACTCATTGAGTGGCTGCAAGAAAATCAAGTGGAGTTTCCTCCGACTGCGACCGTGACACATCTGAGGACGCTGTATGAAAGCACCAGCGGGGCCCGGGGCGGAGCGCCCATCGACGAAAATCTCAACTCGCAGAAGCAGCTGCATGTGGTTCCTGAAGAAGAGCTTGATTTAGAATTACGTGCCCTGGAAAAACGAAGGAAGATCTTCGAATTACGTCGTCAGTTAGCGGAGGAGGAACGATTACTAAGAAAACAACCGGAAGTGAAGGATGTGATCGGTTCCGTTACGCGTTTTTCGAGCGGAGATAcgtgtgatgcaacacgttggCTTGCTGAGTTCGAATCTGTGTGCGTAGATCTAGGAGGAGATGATGCATTTAAGCTTCGATGCATTCGCCAGCTGATGGAACCGGGAACCGAGGCAGAGTGGTTCCTTAGAGTGGATAATTCGCCCAACTACCAAGCATTCCGAAGAAATTTTTTGGATAATTTTGGTCATCGTTACTCGGTGGCAGAAATCATCGATAAATTACGCAGGACTATTTTCGACGGATCGAAGATGTCTGTTACGGGATACATACTGAGAATGCAAGAGATAGCATCGAGAGTCAATATCGAAGAAAATCAGGTCGTCCAGTTGATTGTTGATGGATTCCAGGACAGGTCAGCAAACATCGCGGTCCTTTACCCGGCCAGGAATTTGGCAGAGCTGAAACAGCTTTCGCGTCGATACATACAGCTGAGGGATATGCACTCCGTTCCAATCCAACAACTCAAAATTCCGAAAACAAAATTGGAAAGGAAAGACGATTCAGTGAGATGCTACAACTGTTCGGGCATCGGACatctgtctgcagattgcaagGAGCCACGGAGAGTCAAAGGCTCATGCTTCCGTTGTGGATCAACTCAGCATCGGTTGAAGGACTGTCCTAAACCAGTGCCACGGAACAGCAACCAAGTGGCTTTAGCAGACGACTTCCGTCGGATTGCCAGAGGAGATTCTCTGCCAGTCGAAGAAGCGGCAGCTACACTGTCGGAACTTAACCTT TCCAATTAA